The stretch of DNA TGTCTCCTCTATGTGTCATTAGTAACCTTGTGAAATTGCCAGTCCTGCTGAGCCTAAATTGCTGTATTAACCTAGCACCGTTTTTCAAACACTGAACATATATAAAGCAGTTcagctgagtttttttttttttggtgtaaaACTGTACACATGGTACACAAAATGCTTACAGGTTGGCAGGAATCTAATGGCTGATTTCATGATATGACCAGAAGGGACATCTGGACTGTACTGTGTCAATTTTATGGAACCAGTGGTCAACAAggtgagggtgggggggtgggggtggggggggcaaATTAAAAAATTAGTTAATATCTTGAGATTGCTTGTGGGCGTATGAGTCAAGGCTCCttatgtgtgtctttttgtgcGTTTGTGGGgaaggtaaaaaaacaaacaaaaaaacaaacgtcCTTATTTGAATTTCAGGCTGGTGACGTTAATGGAGACAGTCCAAGTTCAACAGATGAGGTCAGTTCCTACTGAGGTTGTTTGTGTATGAATGATTGTATACATAAATGGCTGTATATGCAATATACATTTGCCCGTGggtaagtacagtatgtgtgcgtGATGCGTTTTAAAGTGGAGCTCTAGGTACTTGACGGTATACGTGGGTGCACAGAATGGATGCTTATGTGCGTGTCTGTATTCTATGTAgaaatgggatttttttttcgACCTCATCGGCCCTTGCTGTAGCCGGGAAAGAACTGGTCGAGCAGCATCTGAAGCGTCTTGTTTTGGGTCATGATGTAGTCTTTGCCCAGGTCGTGACGGCAGGCGGGGCAGGTGTACACCTTCGCTCGGAATGACCGCTGGAGACAGGTCTGAGGAGGAGGGGCGCGGCAGGAGAAATTCAGACACagataataatttttttttgtggtgattataaatatacacactCAAATGGATGCTACATACCTTGCAAACATTGTGTGTGCAGACGGTGGTGATGGGTTGGAAGGCCAGCTCCTGGCAGCACACGCACATGAAGATCTGCTCCATCTTGCGCAGGAAATTCTTCATATGCACACAGATAGAAACACgtgaaagaaggagggaaagaaggaaaatacatgttaaaactgaaaaacaggcAAACCAAAAATCTGCAGACATCCAATGAGTCGCTTTGTGAACGCAAGTGTTGAGGAGCCTGAGATGTGTTATGGTGTTTAGAGTGTGCTGAGATGCATACTGGTCCCTCTGCAAGGTGTCCCATGGCTTCGTCCCAGAGTTTCTTGTTGGCTGTGTCCTCTCGGatcaactgctgctgctgctctgacagCTTGAATGTCTCCTCGATCTTCAACCGTTTAGAGGGAGGCTCCACCGCTGGTGACGATTCtggtaaaaaaacacaactaggACTTTAACAAAGCAGCTACTCTTGGagtataaaaaaagaaaactaagcTGTTAAGCAAACTCATCTCACAGTGGTGCATGCCTGGGGGAAAATTCGAtgacaaatatgaaatatttacaaGCTATCTTAGGAGAAGTTCCGCTGCTCACGCTGTTCTCACCTGTCCTCTTCTCACAACACCTCTAAAGACAGTGTCTGACCTGCTTTGAGCTTCATCTCTGAAAGCACCCACCACTATCCCTGGTTGTCTTCTGCTCTCCGTTACTTTGGGGCTCATCCTCGTCCACACTGGCCATCGGCTGCtcgtcctcctcatcctcatcgttctcctctttctccttgaTCTTGCGTTGTCTCCGCGGCCTCCCCCTGCCGGGATGGTGCTTCCCCCTGCCGCTGCGACCGGGTCTGGCATTGGCCTCTTTCCTTGTCTTGTTAGCCATGGCTGCCAAGTAGCCGGGCGGGTACTGCAGAGTAACACACAATCACTAAGAAGACTGCTTATTTGGAAGAAGAAAGTACAAACAACCAAGCAATATATGTTAGTGTCTACGCAGTGAAGTTCACACATAGATGCAGGCACACTTGCGGTCTAACCTGAACATTAAGGTCCAGTTTTTTTATCCTGTCCAGCCCTTCAGGTGTCCATGGCGCCGGTTCCAGATCGTCCCGTCTCAGCAGGTACCGCCACACCAGATAACCACACTTTCCTATCTCTGGCCAGTATTTTACCACCTAAATTTCAccccaaaaacaaacagcaacacattttaaacataaaattcaGAGATCTTCAGGAGCAGGATCAAGTAACATCTCAAATCTCTATAATCAAAGTATCAAACTATGAGTCCTGCCTTGTCTGTGAAGTAAAGAATCAAATTATTGTTACAAGTACAGCTTCCAAAATAGGTCATATTAAGTGAGAAGGTCAAAGAACAGGTGGGGATTAAGTGGCTTGTCCACAGATGGTTATATAAGAGTCCTTCTCACTACCATGCTTCCCTACATTTCCTGTTATGTCTGTTATGATAACAGTTCTGGTGCATATTTGtgatttatatcatttttatttatcttaagCAATAAGAAGATCTTGTTTTACAACCTAAAGCAAAACCTGTCTGTACCTTGTAGATACCATCATAGCGGTTTCCCTCCTCGGGAGCGTATTTGCTGATGCGTCGGCCTTTGGAGCTGCGCACCACTCTCACCGGCTTTCCCGCCCGCCAGTTCCTGGACTCTGCCCCATCTTTGTCGTTCAGAGGTGCATCGCAGTTTAAAGCCAAAGCCCTGCAGGAGTCGAGGGGAGCCAAGGGAAAGAATTATAGATGAGACAGGATGATGTTAATCAAGTCTGACTGAGGATTTGGGATGTTTATGAATAATCAATGATTAATTGCTATTAAGAAGTTAATCACTCAAGCTTGTTATTTGAAAAAGACAccctgtaaataaaaaaaaaaagaacaatcgGTGAGctttttaaattagatttttttccaaaagaaCCGCATTTAGTGCATTTATTTGCAAACTTGTGGTGGCTGAGTGGACATTTTTATTACCTGTAAAGTTGAGAACAAAACCTACGTAGATGGACGGTCATACCTGTTCATGTGGGTCAGGGTCTGGTCAAAAGAGTGCTCTCCGATCCGTTTGTTTCCTGAGAGGTCACGGCCCCCGCTGCCTGTGTAGGTGAACTCATCTCCCCGGTCCTACAGGTCACGGTAACATAATTGAGTAATTGAGGTAAAATGCCACTACTTCACACGTGACTCAGTAAACTACCTGTGAGAATACACTTCTGAGAAATTCGTAAACATCTtgtaaataatagaaataaCCCACCACTTCATCCTCGAAGCCCCCGGCCAACACCAGCGAATAGGAGCCGTCGTTACTGCGCCCGTGGATACCACCGACATGTGGCCTGTGAACACCTGCCTCGCTCACCTGAAagcacaaagagagaaacagaaaagcagaggaaCGTAATTATCATGTGTGGAGGAGACagatttaatatataatatagaaatatatgataatatactTCATACTGAAATGATTTATTTGAGGATGAGACAACTGCTCGATTTTCTGGGAATTTTAAATCAATTATCAGAGTATTTGGCTAACCTGAACTCTGAATTTCCATGTGGTTCCAACAGGAATACCGGGTATGGGTCCATAGTGGTTTGAAGGAACAATTGTGCACTCCTTGGTACGCCCCACGCAGGCCATACCCTGCAATTACATCAAGAAAGACAGCAAAGAAACTAAGCTAAATGCACAAATATACCATCTAATGTCCACCTGAGTGAAAAAGTAGTGTTAAAGAGCGGGATTGCTGATTTGTAGGTCAAATCTAGCAAAAGCTTTCAGTGAATAtttatgtacaaaaaaatactttcaaGAAATTATGAGCATACCATTCACAGAGggtataaaaactgaaagtacAAAAGCAACTTTTCGCAAAGTATTTTGAGGGTTATAAAATTGCGATAATGTGAAAGTCAAGAATAAACGCTGTGTGACTCACAGCGCTTAAATGTGCCCAAACACACAAGCCAGGCTGTTTTCAATTAGTCCGCAGAGAAAGGGAGCATTCTGGTAAAGAAAGGAGTTGTTTTCCGTTGGCAGTTCCAGGAAAGTGGCTAAGTCATGCTTAATGGCATTGTTCACATTACACCACGGAGCGGAGCGTCAGGGAGACAGCGAGCCCAGGATGGAAAGGAGCCACGCAATATCTCCAAGTGTTGCCATTAAAAAAAGACTCTTAGGAGATTTGGGGGAAAATATTTAACAGTATGCTTAAAAcagatgcttaaaaaaaaaaaaaaaaaaaaaaaaaaacaaatttaaatacaTGTCAGCTGTCTGCTTCTGTCTCATTTTCTGCATCAGCAGCTAAAATGAGATGATTCTAGTTTTTGCCAATGTAATTTTCTGCTTTGTGCCctacaaaaccacaaaaaattgaaggaggaggtgcaggaggTGTTCAGGTAGTCGTGTTATAATTATATGAGAAGAGCTTGATAATGAGCAAAACATTTAATCAGTTTCAAGCACATTATATAACTCAAACCAACATCATTAATCAACTCCAGAAGCCTGTTGAGTAGATATTAAGAATTGTTTGGGGGATCAAAGACGTCTGATCTGATCATCTGATTTGAGAGAATAATCTGCGGCGTGCTGAGACAATATTTGACTGAgcttcaaagaaaaacacacaaccatTTATCTCTCTCATCAAGCACAACACAAAACTCGGAGCAGACAGTCACctacagaaaatattaaacacATACTGTCACTGATACACCAGTTTACAGTAAGTTAATGGAGTAAAATGGCTGTGATGCACGGATAACACCCCAAACCTTcccacaggaaaaaaaaacaacgacaacaacatgtaaaatacGTAAACTTGTGgtttaaacttaaaaatgaAACGAATTCTGCTCTGAGGAGGTCCATTTCTTCTccttttaaaatcactttttagACTATTTTGAATTCATGAAGTGTTACACACTCAgaaattcatttcatttggtGCTCTTCTTGTCGTCTTTCAGAcgaacaaaaaaatgaaaaaagaagtgGATGCATTTGGAAAATGCTGGCCTCAGAAAGGAGAGCGTGACTTTTCAGAAACACTGATAATCTTGGTTgtcattctttttaaaattgatttctTGCAATAAGTGTTACGGTGTAAAGTTGACGGGTGGAAAAGCAAAATCCGTCTTCAGCCTCTTGTACTGAGCATGTGCACGCCACTTGAGCCTGCGTGTGCCCAGTTCAAGAGACTGAAGCAGAAAACAATCTGGAAAAGTTAATGTTGCAGAAAAACTTTTGACACTCAAActgctttttcatatttttccacATAGCCTTTTGCTCCTTCCAGGCAATTTGAAGAAGAACCACAGGTCTTCCCTCAGGCTCGCtgttcacattttctttcaatcttaCAGGGAcacctggtgtgtgtgtgtgtgtgtgtgtgagtacttTTAAAGGTCTCACCTTTCCCCAATCCCTTTGACTCTCAGTCGTTGCTGAAGGCATCTTGGCCTTCTTCTTGCTGGCTTTGAGCTTCTCTCCTGCCTTGACAACCTCACTGGTGTCGTTCTTACAGGTGGGACAATACCTGTAGAACAAAAGGAAATCATTTCCTGCTGACGtagtgtcgtgtgtgtgtgtgtgtgtgtaagtaacAAAGCTCTAGATAAAAAGATGGAGACGCTGTTTTAACACAGAAAATCCAGCTGTTGACAATCAGTGTCATTAAGTTTGATATAATCTCTCTTCAGCTAACATCCAACAAAAGATTTTATCGAAGCTTAAGATAACTTCAGTGTTTGAATCAGCATATTTTGACATAACCACTTTCCTTGGTGGAGattcaacaaagaaaaagatttattgGCCATTTCCTGGCAAACACAAGTCACTGTAAAATATAATGAGGAGCACCACTTCCCCAAAATACCCAGAAGGCAAAGACATTTGTTAATAAGTACCTTAAAGAGAAATGTTGCACTGTCTTTTACATAAAAAGTGTACCAGGAAGTTGGTTAGGGAATGCTGTCTGACAATTTTATGTTAAGCTTTTCGCCATTTCATCTCCCAAAAGCAACACACGCcagaaatagaaacagaggGTGGGGATCTTCCTCTCCATAACTGCCAAAACACTAACACCTAGTTTCTGTTTGGCAGAGATCCTCAAAGCCACTGCATTAGATAAACTCACACCTGCGACTGCATTATGTCATTATTTCATATTGATTTTAACATCAATCACCACTTAATTACATCTTAAATGCACTTAAGCTCCTACTAAACACCATTAATCAGCCTTCTTAAATTGACTAGTGTCAGATCTTGGAGCTAATTAGTGAGCTGCACTCTCTCACCAGTCCTCGTCATCCGGGATGGTGGTAAGTGGCGGGTTGAGGCAGTAGATGTGGAACGCCATGTTGCACTCGTCGCACAGCAGCTGCATGTGAGCGTCCTGCTTCCCGCCGCACACGCAGCAGGAGCAGAAGCGACACTCCGCGTCCGGGTCGGCCTTGCAGTGCTTACACTCGGGCCCGCTCTTCCCTGGATCCGAGGACAAGGAGGACAAATTCATACACgcgtgcacacgcacacacgaaCGGTTGTACTAAAAGCAATAAAGACTCTGTTGCATACGTTTAAATTGTCCATCCGCAGCCGAGAGCGGACAAGCTCCGGGTTTTTCCACCTGGTAGATTTCATCCAGAAACTGAACTTTACAATCCCCGATCACATCTCCGGGACCCCTGCAGGGAGGGCGAGAgacatggacagaaaaaaaaaagggggggggggggagataggaagagagagcaggagatgAAGAGACAATAACAGGAAGCCGAAGAGGGAGACGAAAAGAGTCCCGCAACCCTCCCACCTAGGAGGGAGGATCCTCACCCTAGGAGAATCTTGACTCGGAGCTCTTTGTTGGTGCGGGTGGTTTGGTTGAGGGACTGGACCTCTGCGTCGAACCAGAAACCCCTCTCCTCTGGGGTCTCCAAGTTGTAGTTGACCATCACATGCATGCCCACCAGTAGCTGGTCCCACCGCAGCAGGGTCCTGGCGCGAGGCCGCACATCCACTGGTCGCATCTCCACAACACCATTCTCTGGGTAGCTGGGATAGGGAGAAGAGGggaggcaggcagagaggaaagggggggggggggggtttaggTGTTTGAAATCAGCCTGATTTTTACATTCCTGTCTTATCTACACAAAGAGACAACGAGGCTCCCGCTGAGCACTCGATCAACAGTATCCTGTTGGAAGGTTGGAAGAAAAACTTCAACAGTGTAAAATCCTCAGGAAGATTTTTACAATTTTCTAGCTAGCAAAAGCAACTCTTCAGAAACTATTTAACatctcaatgcagtaagtgagAGACTGCTCTATAAACAAGCAGTATATCTTTCTGTACAGGAAAATCAGTCAACAGAAGCCCACACAggcacagagagacaaaaactATCTGTAATACACGTggatttttgcacagaaagtcGAAATGTTGAGATCAGTCGCTGTCCAGAGCCACAGCATGTAATTGTAGTATGACCTACAGATCAAAATTAATTATTAGGTTATTCAAGCGTGTATTTCAGGCCCCTAAAACATGTTCATCATCAgtttagaaaacaaaatgatgttattttttctttatcaatGTCATATGCTAAAAGGTTCAAGCACAGGTCTATTTAAGGACAAAGCAGCTATAAAAACTTGACTAGAAGTGAAACTAAGCCAAAAAAAACCATTACCAATAAACTTGTGGATTTAATTTCAGACTGGACTACTTTTACACAGTATGTCTACACGACATATTCCACAGATACAGCAGCTCTTACACAGTCTATAAGGACTTCtgatagaaaaaataattactgtaattaaacaTTAACTTTTTCTACTAAACAATACCcattcacatactgtagattGTTCATTTGCATCTACATACAATGAAACTCAGAAAAACAGTTGGACTTGGATTTTGGAGCTAATAACTGTGGAGGATTTTTACAACTATGgcctccctccacctctcccCATTAATCTACACGGAAAATAACTGAATATGGCAACCTTACTGCCGTCAGCAAAACACTGGAACAAAATTGGACCTGTTGTTTCTGAGATATCATGTAAAACTAACATATAGACAGGACTAAGTCCCCAACTGGAGGTATTTGAAGcaagaaagaacagaaaatgaTCATCTTGCTCCATAGCAGCATCATTATATTCACTGTGTAATATTGCTTGTGCTCTCCAACCAAAGGCATGTTTTAGATGCCAAGAAAATTCAGGCCTAACGTGACTCAACGAGAAGAGACAGACTAAAGTCTGATCGGGCTTTTGAGTCATCTACATCCTGAGCACAATTTCTGGAAACCACTGTACAATCTGCCCCACtcgacagcagcagcagagtgaggaAAGGTGAGGTGACTAAAAAATGACCAACAGCCAAGATAAACAAATGTGTAGTAATTACAGGATTAGGCTGAATAAAATGTCCACAGAACTTGATGTTTTCTGATGctaaaaaaggttttgttttttagaataTCACTAAACCACTAGGACACTCTGTACAGTTTGAAATGTTCCTCCTCTGCCAAAAAGAAAATCGGAACAAGTGTGATGTGTCTTCTTGTCTAGCAAACTTGGAGTAGAGATGTAGTGAGGTTAACTGCACAGGTTTCCTGCCTGCCAATCATCATTAAGCTGCGAGGATCAGGCCTGACTCTGGAATGAATTGACAGC from Thunnus albacares chromosome 18, fThuAlb1.1, whole genome shotgun sequence encodes:
- the LOC122968383 gene encoding E3 ubiquitin-protein ligase UHRF2-like isoform X1 → MWIQIRTIDGKETRTVEDLSRLTKIESLRLKIQDIFNVSPQQQRLFYRGKQMEDGQTLFDYNVGLNDIVQLLIRSQTDPPDSPVAKDSSTVACSSAPPPDSRSESHNSPAPVSPAAMETSTNIDNDSSDTTSTIKEAKPDTSATSNSTSTKNGFKSSSPAWDTQPPTSSKNALVDPGIGVYKINELVDCRDVSIGAWFEACIESVTRTPKGQITSTKGKVGRPPKRTNGKLEAEQGQAHGQGQTTDSNRNNVVLNSESNGASTSQTDSTAATETKEREEDVIYHIKYDDYPENGVVEMRPVDVRPRARTLLRWDQLLVGMHVMVNYNLETPEERGFWFDAEVQSLNQTTRTNKELRVKILLGGPGDVIGDCKVQFLDEIYQVEKPGACPLSAADGQFKRKSGPECKHCKADPDAECRFCSCCVCGGKQDAHMQLLCDECNMAFHIYCLNPPLTTIPDDEDWYCPTCKNDTSEVVKAGEKLKASKKKAKMPSATTESQRDWGKGMACVGRTKECTIVPSNHYGPIPGIPVGTTWKFRVQVSEAGVHRPHVGGIHGRSNDGSYSLVLAGGFEDEVDRGDEFTYTGSGGRDLSGNKRIGEHSFDQTLTHMNRALALNCDAPLNDKDGAESRNWRAGKPVRVVRSSKGRRISKYAPEEGNRYDGIYKVVKYWPEIGKCGYLVWRYLLRRDDLEPAPWTPEGLDRIKKLDLNVQYPPGYLAAMANKTRKEANARPGRSGRGKHHPGRGRPRRQRKIKEKEENDEDEEDEQPMASVDEDEPQSNGEQKTTRDSESSPAVEPPSKRLKIEETFKLSEQQQQLIREDTANKKLWDEAMGHLAEGPNFLRKMEQIFMCVCCQELAFQPITTVCTHNVCKTCLQRSFRAKVYTCPACRHDLGKDYIMTQNKTLQMLLDQFFPGYSKGR
- the LOC122968383 gene encoding E3 ubiquitin-protein ligase UHRF2-like isoform X2; translated protein: MEDGQTLFDYNVGLNDIVQLLIRSQTDPPDSPVAKDSSTVACSSAPPPDSRSESHNSPAPVSPAAMETSTNIDNDSSDTTSTIKEAKPDTSATSNSTSTKNGFKSSSPAWDTQPPTSSKNALVDPGIGVYKINELVDCRDVSIGAWFEACIESVTRTPKGQITSTKGKVGRPPKRTNGKLEAEQGQAHGQGQTTDSNRNNVVLNSESNGASTSQTDSTAATETKEREEDVIYHIKYDDYPENGVVEMRPVDVRPRARTLLRWDQLLVGMHVMVNYNLETPEERGFWFDAEVQSLNQTTRTNKELRVKILLGGPGDVIGDCKVQFLDEIYQVEKPGACPLSAADGQFKRKSGPECKHCKADPDAECRFCSCCVCGGKQDAHMQLLCDECNMAFHIYCLNPPLTTIPDDEDWYCPTCKNDTSEVVKAGEKLKASKKKAKMPSATTESQRDWGKGMACVGRTKECTIVPSNHYGPIPGIPVGTTWKFRVQVSEAGVHRPHVGGIHGRSNDGSYSLVLAGGFEDEVDRGDEFTYTGSGGRDLSGNKRIGEHSFDQTLTHMNRALALNCDAPLNDKDGAESRNWRAGKPVRVVRSSKGRRISKYAPEEGNRYDGIYKVVKYWPEIGKCGYLVWRYLLRRDDLEPAPWTPEGLDRIKKLDLNVQYPPGYLAAMANKTRKEANARPGRSGRGKHHPGRGRPRRQRKIKEKEENDEDEEDEQPMASVDEDEPQSNGEQKTTRDSESSPAVEPPSKRLKIEETFKLSEQQQQLIREDTANKKLWDEAMGHLAEGPNFLRKMEQIFMCVCCQELAFQPITTVCTHNVCKTCLQRSFRAKVYTCPACRHDLGKDYIMTQNKTLQMLLDQFFPGYSKGR